A single region of the Trueperaceae bacterium genome encodes:
- a CDS encoding SelT/SelW/SelH family protein, whose protein sequence is MSKPTVQIQYCVPCGHLPRALDVQRAILERFGQSLGGVTLRPGGHGIFTIDVNDERVYTKPDEFDLDTLLTSIGQRVETAAPA, encoded by the coding sequence ATGTCGAAGCCCACCGTGCAGATCCAGTACTGCGTCCCCTGCGGCCACCTGCCGCGCGCCCTCGACGTGCAGAGGGCCATCCTCGAGCGGTTCGGCCAGTCGCTCGGCGGGGTCACCCTCCGACCCGGCGGCCACGGCATCTTCACCATCGACGTGAACGACGAGCGCGTCTACACGAAACCAGACGAGTTCGACCTCGACACCCTACTGACGAGCATCGGGCAGCGGGTCGAGACCGCCGCGCCCGCCTGA
- a CDS encoding MMPL family transporter, whose protein sequence is MNGTRRPDDDETITARARSGPARLTRALIAALLVVAWLVGAGIGGPYFGRVGEVSSNDATAYLPSSADATKVNDLLPAFRSAAGLPAVLVFVADDGLSQEQLAELNAQVAELPATAGVVGAVSPVIPSRDGRAAQAFVPLDSGTGAAATARAIGDTLRAGAPAGVKVYVTGPAGFIADLVAGFSGIDRLLLLVALAAVFLILLGVYRSLLLPVAVLATSLSALTLALLTVWWLAKAGVLLLSGQTQGILFILVIGAATDYSLLYVSRYREELRVTTDRWTATRRALRGTFEPIVASGSTVIAGLLCLLLSDLKSNSSLGPVASVGIVFAMLAALTLLPSLLYAFGRAAFWPHRPRFEPEVVAAEHGMHATGFWAWLARLVQRRPRTLWLAILALLVAGAAAVTQLEAAGVPQSDLVLGPSEARAGQAALGEHFPGGSGSPLYVVVDEDAWPAAAAMLLTHDGVAGVMIASADSPRGAATVTDAGIAAFGPPGTPAPRPTVHEGAVLLQATLTEAADSSAAEGTVRDIRRRLAAIAPGALVGGVTATAIDTNDASLHDRNLIIPVVLAVILVILMLLLRSVLAPVLLVATTVLSFGTALGVAALAFDGIFRFPGADPAVPLYGFVFLVALGIDYNIFLMTRVREEALAHGTRDGILRGLSITGGVITSAGLVLAATFAALSVIPVLFLVQIAFIVAFGVLLDTFVVRTLLVPALTYDLGKVIWWPSRLVRDPRP, encoded by the coding sequence ATGAACGGAACCCGGCGACCCGACGACGACGAGACGATAACAGCGCGCGCCCGAAGCGGACCCGCACGCCTCACGCGCGCCCTCATCGCGGCGCTCCTCGTGGTGGCGTGGCTGGTGGGGGCCGGGATAGGCGGGCCCTACTTCGGTCGGGTTGGCGAGGTCTCGTCCAACGACGCCACAGCGTACCTGCCGAGCTCCGCCGACGCCACCAAGGTCAACGACCTGTTGCCGGCCTTCAGGAGCGCCGCCGGGCTCCCCGCCGTCCTGGTGTTCGTGGCCGACGACGGCCTGAGCCAGGAGCAGCTGGCCGAGCTGAACGCGCAGGTGGCCGAGCTCCCTGCCACGGCCGGCGTCGTCGGCGCCGTCTCGCCCGTCATCCCGTCGCGCGACGGCCGGGCGGCGCAGGCCTTCGTCCCGCTCGACTCCGGCACTGGCGCCGCCGCCACGGCGCGCGCCATCGGCGACACCCTCCGCGCCGGGGCGCCCGCGGGCGTGAAGGTATACGTCACGGGTCCGGCCGGCTTCATCGCCGACCTCGTGGCAGGCTTCTCGGGCATCGACCGGCTCCTGCTCCTGGTCGCGCTCGCCGCCGTCTTCCTCATCCTCCTGGGCGTCTACCGCTCCCTGCTACTGCCCGTGGCCGTACTGGCCACCAGCCTGTCGGCCCTGACCCTGGCGCTCCTCACCGTCTGGTGGCTCGCCAAGGCGGGCGTGCTCCTCCTCAGCGGCCAGACCCAGGGCATCCTGTTCATCCTGGTCATCGGCGCCGCCACCGACTACTCGCTCCTCTACGTGTCGCGCTACCGCGAGGAGCTGCGCGTCACCACCGACCGCTGGACCGCCACGCGCCGCGCGCTGCGCGGGACCTTCGAACCGATCGTCGCCTCCGGCAGTACCGTCATCGCCGGGCTCCTCTGCCTGCTCCTGAGCGACCTCAAGTCGAACAGCTCACTTGGCCCGGTCGCCTCCGTCGGCATCGTCTTCGCCATGCTGGCGGCCCTCACGCTGCTCCCCTCCCTGCTCTACGCCTTCGGACGCGCGGCCTTCTGGCCGCACCGACCGCGCTTCGAACCCGAGGTGGTCGCCGCCGAGCACGGCATGCACGCCACCGGCTTCTGGGCCTGGTTGGCGCGGCTGGTGCAGCGCCGCCCGCGCACGCTGTGGCTAGCCATCCTCGCGCTCCTCGTCGCCGGCGCGGCGGCCGTCACGCAGCTCGAGGCCGCCGGCGTGCCCCAATCCGACCTGGTGTTGGGCCCGTCGGAGGCGCGGGCCGGGCAGGCGGCGCTCGGCGAGCACTTCCCCGGCGGCTCGGGCAGCCCGCTTTACGTGGTCGTGGACGAGGACGCCTGGCCCGCCGCCGCCGCCATGCTGCTGACCCATGACGGGGTGGCCGGCGTGATGATCGCCTCGGCCGACTCGCCGAGGGGCGCCGCGACCGTGACCGACGCCGGCATCGCCGCGTTCGGGCCGCCGGGAACGCCGGCGCCAAGGCCGACCGTTCACGAGGGGGCGGTCCTCCTGCAGGCCACGCTCACCGAGGCGGCGGACTCGTCGGCGGCCGAGGGCACCGTACGCGACATCAGGCGCCGCCTCGCCGCGATCGCGCCCGGAGCGCTGGTTGGCGGGGTGACCGCCACCGCCATCGACACGAACGACGCCAGCCTCCACGACCGCAACCTCATCATCCCGGTGGTGCTCGCGGTCATCCTCGTCATCCTCATGCTGCTCCTACGCTCCGTGCTGGCGCCGGTCCTGCTCGTGGCGACCACCGTCCTGTCTTTCGGCACGGCCTTGGGCGTGGCCGCGCTCGCCTTCGACGGGATCTTCCGCTTCCCCGGCGCCGACCCGGCCGTGCCCCTCTACGGCTTCGTCTTCCTGGTGGCGCTCGGCATCGACTACAACATCTTCCTGATGACGCGCGTGCGGGAGGAGGCGCTCGCCCACGGCACCCGCGACGGCATCCTGCGCGGGCTCTCCATCACGGGCGGCGTCATCACCTCGGCCGGCCTGGTCCTGGCGGCCACCTTCGCCGCCCTCTCCGTGATACCCGTGCTCTTCCTCGTCCAGATCGCCTTCATCGTGGCGTTCGGGGTGCTTCTCGACACCTTCGTCGTGCGGACGCTGCTCGTGCCGGCGCTCACCTACGACCTCGGCAAGGTCATCTGGTGGCCGTCGCGCCTGGTGCGCGACCCGCGACCGTGA
- a CDS encoding phosphoglycerate dehydrogenase has protein sequence MFPTNATFDFGRRQAGVSYVPYDPLRPVPSEHADADVLVAWLNPPALLQRSARELTRLRLVQGLMAGANTLVAAGFPAGVPIANGRGLHDQPVAEHTVALLLGAARRLHLMRDAQNDRRWPAELGGAQPDRDPDVFTTLHGSNVTIWGFGSIAARLAPMLTALGARVTGVATRAGRRDGFEVVAADRVDDLLPTTDALVMILPASAATAGALDARRLALLPRHAWVVNVGRGASVNEVDLVAALESGSIGGAALDVFATEPLPASSPLWPLRNVIISPHAAGGRPLGADAFVRENVRRLVQGEPLLNVIDRAKGY, from the coding sequence CTGTTCCCCACCAACGCCACCTTCGACTTCGGCCGCAGGCAGGCGGGCGTCAGCTACGTGCCGTACGACCCGCTCCGGCCGGTGCCGTCCGAGCACGCCGACGCCGACGTGCTCGTGGCGTGGCTGAACCCGCCGGCGCTACTCCAACGCTCGGCGCGGGAGCTCACGCGCCTTCGGCTCGTGCAGGGGTTGATGGCCGGCGCCAACACGTTGGTGGCCGCCGGCTTCCCGGCGGGCGTCCCCATCGCCAACGGGCGCGGGCTGCACGACCAGCCCGTCGCGGAGCACACCGTCGCGCTCCTGCTCGGCGCCGCGCGCCGGCTCCACCTCATGCGTGACGCGCAGAACGACCGTCGTTGGCCCGCCGAGCTCGGGGGAGCGCAGCCGGACCGGGACCCCGACGTCTTCACCACCCTCCACGGCTCCAACGTCACCATCTGGGGCTTCGGCAGCATCGCGGCCAGGCTGGCGCCCATGCTCACGGCCCTTGGCGCGCGTGTGACGGGCGTGGCGACCCGCGCCGGCCGGCGCGACGGCTTCGAGGTGGTGGCCGCCGACCGCGTCGACGACCTGCTGCCCACCACCGACGCGCTCGTAATGATCCTCCCCGCCTCGGCCGCCACGGCCGGCGCGCTCGACGCGCGGCGCCTGGCGCTCCTGCCGCGCCACGCCTGGGTGGTCAACGTTGGTCGCGGCGCCAGCGTGAACGAGGTCGACCTGGTGGCGGCCCTGGAGAGCGGCAGCATCGGGGGCGCCGCGCTGGACGTGTTCGCCACGGAGCCGCTCCCGGCCTCCTCGCCGCTATGGCCCCTACGCAACGTCATCATCTCGCCGCACGCGGCGGGCGGACGCCCCCTGGGGGCCGACGCGTTCGTGCGCGAGAACGTGCGGCGCCTCGTGCAGGGCGAACCGCTCCTCAACGTCATCGACCGTGCCAAGGGGTACTGA